A single genomic interval of Babylonia areolata isolate BAREFJ2019XMU chromosome 26, ASM4173473v1, whole genome shotgun sequence harbors:
- the LOC143300505 gene encoding acyl-coenzyme A diphosphatase FITM2-like translates to MATNQGQSRRRRSQPDFSERRANRKGKKPLPEPTHIGHFALMLLLKVCRTVLFVDTSVKIGVYLIGVMVGSVFCDLFVVPKSYFSDKRNIFNTYFVKKGWGWTFVLVAPYIALSCWVYCFGRWQAVRRHLMRLVVATMEWYVCTTVFRHIENTVGVCTDSVHPDRDACIADGKGWLGFDISGHVFLLIHNMLTISEEVKTFKDWRKLGEMLEDEDLQSKRKVTAEEISEAQKYYKDFTPYIKAVFVAIAFLSVLWEFMLLMSVVYRFHTLPQKVTAAFIAVLCWFVNYRVIYQTSIEWLPCQPGKTNLEFMKIQ, encoded by the coding sequence ATGGCGACCAACCAAGGCCAAAGCCGGCGACGCCGAAGTCAGCCTGATTTTTCAGAGAGAAGAGCGAATCGAAAAGGAAAGAAACCTCTTCCTGAGCCAACACACATTGGACATTTTGCTTTGATGTTACTCTTGAAAGTTTGCAGGACAGTTCTTTTCGTAGACACGTCCGTAAAAATAGGCGTGTATCTGATTGGTGTCATGGTGGGATCAGTCTTCTGTGATCTGTTTGTTGTTCCCAAATCCTACTTCTCCGACAAACGGAACATATTCAACACATACTTCGTCAAGAAGGGATGGGGATGGACATTTGTGCTGGTCGCTCCATATATCGCACTCAGTTGTTGGGTGTATTGCTTTGGACGTTGGCAGGCAGTTCGACGTCATCTGATGAGACTGGTTGTGGCAACCATGGAATGGTACGTTTGCACCACTGTTTTCAGGCACATCGAGAATACCGTTGGGGTGTGCACAGACAGTGTTCACCCAGACAGAGACGCCTGTATTGCAGATGGGAAGGGTTGGCTTGGCTTTGACATCTCTGGCCATGTGTTTCTTCTCATACACAATATGCTTACCATCTCAGAAGAAGTCAAGACATTTAAAGACTGGCGTAAACTTGGAGAGATGTTGGAGGACGAAGACTTGCAGAGCAAACGTAAGGTTACAGCAGAAGAAATATCCGAGGCACAGAAATATTACAAAGACTTCACTCCATATATTAAAGCGGTTTTTGTGGCAATTGCATTTTTATCAGTTTTGTGGGAATTTATGTTGTTGATGTCAGTTGTGTACAGATTCCATACATTGCCGCAGAAGGTTACTGCTGCATTTATTGCTGTGCTTTGTTGGTTTGTAAACTACAGGGTTATTTATCAGACAAGCATTGAATGGCTTCCCTGCCAGCCAGGCAAGACAAACTTGGAATTTATGAAAATCCAATGA
- the LOC143300232 gene encoding ER membrane protein complex subunit 8-like, whose amino-acid sequence MADIVVGVQAYCKLLLHAAKYPHCAVNGVLLAEDSKSKDHKTIRFLDCIPLFHLSLGLAPMLEIALLQIDAFCRSKGYVIAGYYQANENFDDNQLSFVAKTVGKKIQEYFPDACIFQIDNGRVTPESVQEVYRVYTMKDNNWKEADKSKSTSEEDTRSTAAELLRSGAQRKVVDFDNHLDNVTNDWRNPELSELIATYI is encoded by the exons ATGGCGGACATAGTCGTCGGCGTGCAGGCATACTGCAAACTGTTGCTGCATGCAGCGAAATATCCACACTGCGCCGTCAATGGTGTTTTATTAGCAGAAGATTCAAAATCTAAAGATCACAAAACAATAAGATTCTTGGACTGCATTCCAttgtttcatctttctctggGTCTTGCACCAATGCTCGAGATCGCCCTTCTCCAG ATTGATGCATTCTGCAGAAGCAAGGGTTATGTCATTGCTGGTTACTACCAAGCCAATGAAAACTTTGACGATAATCA ACTAAGCTTTGTGGCAAAAACTGTGGGCAAAAAGATTCAAGAGTACTTCCCAGATGCTTGTATATTCCAG ATTGACAACGGGCGAGTGACTCCAGAGTCAGTGCAGGAGGTGTACAGAGTGTACACCATGAAAGACAACAACTGGAAGGAGGCAGATAAAAG CAAGAGCACATCAGAGGAAGACACAAGAAGCACAGCAGCTGAACTGCTGAGGTCAGGGGCCCAGAGGAAAGTGGTGGATTTTGACAACCATTTAGATAATGTGACAAATGACTGGCGCAATCCAGAGCTGTCAGAATTGATAGCCACATACATATAG
- the LOC143300398 gene encoding uncharacterized protein LOC143300398, with product MPVIQTANGRGVYMALIAGFCAAFASIFAKTAVSEDGAHNVASLLSYLAKSVNSHLHRVLFGHDMIVLTLLVIRGTGVLGIFASNALMWICFSKALQLCSSSVVATVTNTAANFFFTACVSWLLFEETLPVLWWCGSSLILAGLLLVHHGSRDKAEDGLDMNPANKKTV from the exons ATGCCTGTCATTCAAACTGCAAACGGAAGAGGGGTTTATATGGCTTTGATAGCCGGATTTTGTGCAGCCTTTGCCTCGATCTTTGCGAAGACGGCGGTCAGTGAAGATGGAGCCCACAACGTTGCGAGTTTGCTGTCATATCTGGCTAAATCAGTGAACTCTCATCTCCATCGTGTTTTGTTTGGGCACGATATGATCGTTTTG accttgTTGGTGATCCGAGGGACTGGGGTGTTGGGAATTTTTGCCAGCAATGCTCTGATGTGGATATGTTTCTCCAAGGCCTTGCAGTTGTGTTCATCTTCAGTTGTTGCCACAGTGACCAATACTGCAGCGAACTTCTTTTTCACA GCATGCGTCAgctggctgttgtttgaggagaCGCTgcctgtgttgtggtggtgtgggtcaTCTCTGATCCTGGCCGGCCTTCTCCTGGTGCATCATGGGAGCCGGGACAAGGCTGAAGACGGTCTGGACATGAACCCTGCCAACAAAAAGACtgtttga